The following is a genomic window from Crossiella equi.
GCTGCCCCCAAGGCCGCCGCCGCGAAGAAGCCCGCCGCCGCGAAGGCCGCCCCGGCCGCCAAGAAGCCGGCCGCGCGCAAGAAGTGAGCCGCTCTGGACCGGCCGTGACACCCAGGCAGGTTCAGAAAAGCTGATCAACACCTGGTAACACGAAAAGGCCCCGCCGGGACGCCGGCGGGGCCTTTCGTATGCCTGGGGACGGGCTCTCAGCTCCCCTCTGGGCGGCCGAACCAGGGTCGCCGGACTCTGGACAGGACAGCCGTCCGGCAGGGCGCTGGGGGCGTCCTGGGCGCTCCGGCCGGGGAGTCGCGCACCACGGCCCCGGTCCCGCCGGAGCGGGTGCCGGGGCCGTGGCGGTCTGGAACCGGGTCGGGGCCGGGCTTTCAGCCCACCGGATAAGGGGGCAGGGGATCATCCCAGTAATCCGCTGTCCGGACCTTCAGCGATTCTCCGGGCGGGGTGCAGGTGAGGATCCAGAGGCTGCCTTTGCGACTGGGCGGGTCGGCCAATTCGGCCACCCGGGTGATGACCTCCGGAATGACGCCGCCCTGACTGGAGACCACCGCGGTGCCCTCGCCCTCGGATATCGCCAGGAATCGGCGCATGCCCGCCTCCGGGTCCGGCCAGAAGCCCTCCTCGGACAGCAGCCACTCCTCGGTCATCGGCAGGCCCAGCCGCGCGGACAGCGGTTCCAGCGTCTGCGCGCAGCGCACCCGGGGTGCGGTGTAGAGCCGCTTCGGGTCGAACGCGGCCAGCATCCCGGCCAGCGCGGCGGCCTGCTCGCGGCCGTTGCCGGTGAGCGGGCGGAGGTCGTCGTCACCGGTCCAGCGCTCGCGCTTGCCCGCCTTCGCGTGCCGGGCCAGCAGCACCGTGCGGGCGCGCACCGGCTGGTCCAGGAAGGCCTCCAGCAGCGTCTGGTCGTGGCTGTAGCTGAGCAGACCGCGCGCCTGGGCCGGGGTGGTCCAGCGCAGCTCGTCGACCTCGTCGTTGCTGGTGAACTCGCCGCCGACGGCCTCGGCGGTGAAGTAGGTCACGACCTTGGGTGCCCGGCCACCGTCCTGAGTGGACACCTCGTAGTGGGCGGCGGGCAGCAGCCTGCCCAGCACCGCCCGGTAGCCCGTCTCCTCGGCGATCTCCCGGACCGCGGTCTCCGCGATGGTCTCGCCGGGGTCCACCTTGCCCTTGGGCATCGACCAGTCGTCGTAACGGGGGCGGTGGGTGACCGCGACCTCGACCTGGCCGTCCCGCTCGCGCCACAGCACGGCACCCGCCGCGTGCACCACCGGCGCCTGCACCCGGGTCACGCCTTGGCCCCGTGGCGGCGCAGCATCTCCTCCTGGTGGTCGAGCACGCGGTGCTCGCCGCCCTGCGGGGACGGTGTCCAGTGCCCGTTGGGTTCCAGCACCCAGCAGCGGGTGGCCGGGTCCATGCACGAGTCGAACATCACGTCCAGGTCGTGCGTGAGCTTGGGGTCGCTCACCCGGACCATCACCTCGATCCGCCGGTCCAGGTTGCGGTGCATCATGTCCGCGCTGCCCACCCAGTGCTCGTCGCTGCCCCGGAAGTGCACCACCCGGGAGTGCTCCAGGAAGCGGCCGAGGATCGACCGCACCGTGATGTTCTCGCTCAGGCCGGGCGCGCCGGGCTTGAGCGTGCAGATCCCGCG
Proteins encoded in this region:
- a CDS encoding NUDIX hydrolase produces the protein MTRVQAPVVHAAGAVLWRERDGQVEVAVTHRPRYDDWSMPKGKVDPGETIAETAVREIAEETGYRAVLGRLLPAAHYEVSTQDGGRAPKVVTYFTAEAVGGEFTSNDEVDELRWTTPAQARGLLSYSHDQTLLEAFLDQPVRARTVLLARHAKAGKRERWTGDDDLRPLTGNGREQAAALAGMLAAFDPKRLYTAPRVRCAQTLEPLSARLGLPMTEEWLLSEEGFWPDPEAGMRRFLAISEGEGTAVVSSQGGVIPEVITRVAELADPPSRKGSLWILTCTPPGESLKVRTADYWDDPLPPYPVG